In Lathyrus oleraceus cultivar Zhongwan6 chromosome 2, CAAS_Psat_ZW6_1.0, whole genome shotgun sequence, the DNA window TTATTGGTTTTTGTCACTGGCTGTATAAGAGACTTTTTCTTGAATACAATTACTAATATACTATTATGAAATATTTTTGGAATGATGAATCCATCTTTCCTCTTCTTGATATGCGGTATTGTTTACAAGTGTCAATTGTGTGGCAATGAGAGACTGCAGCCATGTAATATCATCTCCATCATTTAATCTCGAAATAACTTATGCAAGTGTAGGAGATGGTGGTCATTTTTGTGTTCAACCTGTGGATTTTTGCGTTCAACCTGTGCATTTTTGCTTTTGTTGTGATCTCTTAGAACACATTTTCCTGTCTATCGCTTTGTCATCTTATGTTGAATTTGAAAGTTGAAACTACCCAAACGTCTTACTCTATTAGTCGAGTAAAGTTGTGACATTTATTTGAAGCATTTGAGGCCAAATTTTTGTGTGATATATTTGTATGAATGCAACTCCACACACCTTGTAATGCTGCCTGCTTTGAACTGGGAGGAATCCTGACTTCAATGATCTTATTACTTGCAGGACCTGCTGAAACGTCAAAGCAACAAAAGTCGCGGGAGTGCCTCGGTGATCTTTGTCATATTTTTTGGTCTACTTGGCATAATTACAGGGTATCTCCTGAAGAAGACCTAAGCTCTTTTAGGCATTCGATCTTTCTTCGTGATTCAGTTTCCAGATTGTTCCTGACTATTCAGTTCAAGAAATGATGACGAAAAGCAAAATAGGTTAATTTAGCTGGCATTTTCTTTGGGAGGGCCGCGTAGAAACATTAGTTGGAAGTGCGGGTTGGTTGCTTGAAGAGTATATTATTATGAATTGACCCATGCTTTTGGTAACAAGCATTCTTTTTGTAACTTATGGGGGGAATTTATTGTTTTGTGTGGTTCATTTCATCGATCCATTATATAGAAATGTTAATGAAGACCACTGGTAACATGCAAAGTAAGAACATCAGTTTCTTTTTCTTCATTCGTTCATGCGAAGAATATTACTTCGTAGTTGTTAGACTACCAAATATATGAGCTCATTCTTTGATCTGTGTCATCATAGTATAAATATATTATACGCAGTTGTTATAATTTCAATAAAATGACGTTGTTTAGAAATCCAAAGAAATAACATTAGAAAGTGTCTATAAAACTTTATACTTAGCAAAGAGAGATTAGATTATAATGCAACCACTCTGTAAAACAAACTGAATAAAGAAACATCTTATTCCTTCTAAATATAAAAAAGTGGTGGAGCAGAAAGAGAGATTAGATAAGTAATTAAGAATCATCATTATCTTTGTTCTTGGTCGTGGGCTTCCTATAAGCATGCTCTATGCTCTTAGCCATGGAAAGAGCCATGGAAGCGAGCGTCTTAACGTTGGGTACGTTGTAGTTCTGAGCTATGTACACTCCGAAAGCCGTGCCTGTAATGAATGAGAAGCTGCTTCTAATAATCGAAACCATCATCAATAAGCTGTTTTTAGATCTGGAAAATGCCAAACAGATCGCTACAGCTTTTCTGACCTATTATTATTCACCTATTCTTGTATTACGCTAATTGACTTTCACATTTATATAGTGCATTTTTGGTCTTTGATTTAACCTCTTCAACCAGAATATTTGcttttaaattttaaataaaacaaaacCCCTTCCCCAAGTATTGTTATTTTCTTGGAGAGGAACAAGTCCTTTTCGCAATTTTCCTGTATAAGTCCTTTTCACAATTTTCCTGTATAAGTCCTTTTCGCAATTTTACTATATAATTACACCCCTTTCTTAGTAACTTTATGGGTTGGCTTAAAATTTGAACAACTAAGAATTTAGATCGAGAActtattaaatattttaattttaatacAATTTTAATGCATAAAGTTTTATATTATACTAAGACGAATGCTAGCTATACTTTAAAAAAATTATGTTGCTAACCTTATCACAAATcttatatttaattttataacTAATTATTATGAAGTCAAATGTTTTTTTAGCGATTTACAACGATTATGATCATTTGACTGTCTAAAAAATTTCTACataatttttttataaacattTTTTTCAAACTATGAGTTTATATGAATATAGTTTTTTGTTAAATTTTTTTAGAGTTTATTAATTGTACATAATATATAAATAATTCAATTACATATTTGGTTCATTaacttattttcaaattcaaattgatACTTTAATTAAAAAAAAGTGTCACTTTGATTGTATAACTTTATTTTTTTTAGATTAATAATCATAATTATATTATTTAAAGATGAATAAGTGATCGGATTCAGATATTCGCTTTTATAATCGGATCTCCATATACTACCAACTTAGTTGTATTAAATTTAATCTATTAATTCACTTTAGTCATTTTAATACATGTAAACAATTTAAAATTATCTTGTTGGGTTGTGACCTTTGGGGATATGAGGATATATTACTGCAGGGTCTTGACTTCAATTGAGAGACATTATTTGTTGGAATAGTTTTGCCGCATGATAAAAGTAATCAAAAGAGGCTATGTTAATTAAAGTTTAGTCGATGGTTGCTTTGATATCATGTTTACTATTATTGATAAGTCATACAACTTCGATTGATAAAGAGTCTTTATATCGTTTTTGTGGTATTTGGATTGAACTTTACTCTCAATAAAGTTATGTTTATGGTTCGGCAGTAGTCGAAGATGTGCATGCCGTAGTCAAAGTCTGTTCTTGCATGCAAATGTATATGTTAGCTTGTTGTTTAAGTTAACATGTCGAATTGAGTTAGTCTGTTGGGCCAATTATTTAGTATGTTAGTTGAAAGCCAGAgtttagttttcttataaatatcATACTAGTCACCACTTCTCCTTAAATCCCCGATAATCCTAATCAGAGGGAAAAAATGGTGTGGTTGAGTTTCAATTGTAAACATTGTTCCCTAATGTGTAATTGAATCAAGAATCCAGTTTTATGCCACTTTGAATTGTCTTTCTCCTCTCTTATCTATTTTTCTTTACTTTGTGGTTTTCTTGTTAATCAAGAAACCAATCATACTCTATTTTATGGGCATCGTTTTCACAACAAATTGGTGTGGTGAGCGTGAAGGAGAAAATAtcgtcaacaaagtatgagattgagaaattCATCGGTGTGAATAATTTTGGTTTGTGGCACTTAAAAATGCAAGCCCTACTAGTTCAACGGGGTTTGCTAGAAACGTTGAAAGGATCCAAGAAGATGGATGTTTCCCCAACGGAGAAAGAGAAAACGACGATGATCGAGAAAGTCCACAATGCCATCATATTGGGCCTTGGTAATAAGGTTCTCCGGTAGGTCTCGAAGGAGAAGACGACAGTGGGTGTGTGGAACAAACTTGAGGGATTGCATATGACCAAATCCTTGGTCAATTGTCTCTACCTGAAGCAATatttgtattcattcaagatgagtgaagacaaatTCTTGGATGAGCAACTAGATATGTTtaataagttgattcttgatcttgagAATATCGAGAtcaagattgatgatgaagatcaagCGCTGTTGTTGTTGTATGCTTTACCAAGATCTCATACCcacttcaaagaaactctcttgtataGAAGAGATTCGttgacctttgaagaagttcaaccAGCCTTGTACTCGAAGGACTTGAATGAAAGAAAATAGCAAAAACCATCATCTGTTAGTAAAAGATTGTCCGTAAAAGGAAAGTTCTTGAAGAAAGATGGTAGGTTTGAGAAAAAGAATGGTAAAGTTTTACATAATTCTTATGGTGGTAATGCTCATGATATTAGGTGTTATCATTGTAAGAATGAGGATCACACAAGAAAGGTGTGCCCTGAATGCTTGAATAATCATGGTGGAAAGGATAATGGTGATGCAACCATTGTGCAAGATGATTATGAATCATTTGATGTCCTGGTGGTTTCAAGCAGTGACTATAGCAAGAAGTGAATTATGGATTCATGTTGTacttggcacatgactccaaaAAAAGACGTGCTTGAGGAGttatgtgatcaagatggtgaATAAGTGCTATTGGGAAACAATAAAGCGAAGAAGATTGCAGGAATTAGATATGTCATATTCAAGCTCCATGATTAGTCAATAAGGTTATTGACTGATGTCAGGTATGTACCTAAAATTAAGAGGAACTTGACTTCTCTTGGTGAATTtgacaagaaaggatatgttttcaAAGGATAAAAAAGTATCCTAAGGGTAATGACGGGTTTGAAGGAAGTCTTAAAAGGCATCAAGAGGCAAGACCTGTATAACCTTGAAGCTGGGGTTGTAAGTAGTTTAGCAGATGTGGCATCCATAAAACTTGTGTCGAAGACTAAGCTATGACACAAGATACTTGACCATGTCAGTGAAAGAGGCCTGGTCAAATCGTCGAAACAAAATCTTCTATGTGGTGACAAGGTCAAAAAACTGTAGTTTTATGAACCTTGACTATTTGGTAAATCCTGTAGGATGAAGTTTAACAAAGGTAAACAAATAACACATGAATTCCTTGATTATATACATGCTGCTCTTTGGGGGCCTACAAGAAATCCTTCACACTCAAGTGCAAGATATTTTCTATTCATAGTTGATGATTACTCACAAAAGTTATGAGTATTCATTCAGAAAGCTAAGGATgatgtcataccccaattttacCCCAAGTATTCAATCATAAAAAACATTTGCATCATTTCAGTAAAAGTCAAAATTCAGTTAACTTTCAAATCGTCTTAAATTCAAAAATATAGTTACTTGCATTTCATGCATTTTCATCACCTCATGCATTGTTTTAAAGCAATTCAAGGTCATCATAATAGATTTTCGGTTATATAGACAAACTGATTGAACTAATTCTAAAATGCACGTAAAATTAGCGGGTGAAAAATCTCAAAATCGAGCTTGAAGACATCAtttttattaatctacggttcgtGTAGTTTAACGTGGcgtgctcattttattttttcgactcCTTTTTCGGTCGCATTTTGACCAACCCTAGCCTTTTCAATCTGACATTTTTTACTTTAAAATCTGTTTGTTTTCCGAAAGTATATTTCACACTGATCATTTTAAtacattcattttaatttttctgACATTTTTGCGTccaatttttattcattttttatcctTGTATTCTTTTTCTTTTAACCAAAATAATCAATATAATTAAATAGAATTAGTGAATGCTTAGTTTGATTTCATTAAAAGTATtggattttatttttaatttagtTACTAGACTCATTTttaacaatcaaaacaaaaagAATAATAACAAAAACAAGAGAAATCACACTCAGATTTTTctcttatttgttttttttaGTAAGACCCATTACTCTCATCACTAAATATTCTATCCTCTCTCCACTTGGAATTCGATATATGGCCCACCCTTGGAGGCCACCAACGGAACTCTCACATTTTTTCAGGCGGAAGATTCTCTCTTTTTGATCCTATCCACACCCACTTATTCACAACATACCATACTCTTAATAAAAACATTTGAGAAGGAAAATAAAAGGGGGAAGTTTTTCATCATAACACATATACCTTCTCTTCCCCTCAATGGCTTCATCACACAAAACCTTCTTCTCTATATCATGCATTATCTCTCTCACAACCACAACAAAAACCTCACAAACTTCATCGCTACTCCATAACTCCTCCAACCATAGCCACAAGCTTCAAACACAACCTATACTATATATAATACACAAACCCACCTTTGGCTCATATCATCTTCAAACACAACTTTAACTGTTTATAAACCATAACATAACATCACCACCTTCATTTAACATCCACTCCCATCTTCTTTCTCAAAACAACACATTTTAACACAACTCACATTACACAACAAGAAAAACAATCTCTCACCTTCCAAACTCACATACACATGAAACCCTCTCATACTTCATCCATATTGATGGAATTTGAAAATAATAGAAAGAAGTAAAAACTACCAATCGTAATATAAACAAAAGTTGAGGAAAAGCTTTCTTCTTCTTGTGTACATATTCTGACGAAACCCTCTAACGCTCGccttcaacaacaacaaataaacaaTGATGAGACCACTCGCAACCCATCGGAAACGACACACCCCACCCTCGACGAACCACCGACGAAAACCAATGCACCACCCTTAATCTCTCTATCGAAACCAAACACAAACGGGCACAAAGTGAATGTTGAAGGGTAATTCAATATTTTAGTATTTTTCCTATGTGACATTACTATTTGTGTATATATAGTACTGTAGATGTCACAATTGTATCCACTGAGTAATAGCTATAAGAgcagtgtgtgtgtgtgtccaaCCATTTAATGTAACCGTTTTAGCagagtagtggaagtttgttatcATCTCTCTGcttccatcttcatccatttcACCTTGTGCAtcaacaattggtatctagagctccaGTTCAAATCCATggggaaacacgagtgaacggtgaggcgttgtgtgattgatttcgttTCTTGAGTTCATGTTGAAATTTTGATTAGAATTGTAACAGAATCACACTTCTTGATTCTGTGGGATTGGAAACACTAGTGTTTGGTGAGatgtgagtttttgcacaaggttgaagatgaacgaAAATGGTAATTTGAGTATTAAGCTTCCAATGTTTGATAGCAAGAACTAGAATCGTTGGATGATTCAGATGCGTGTGTTATTTGGCGCTCAAGATATTCTCGATCTCGTCAACGAAGGTTACGTTCAGTTTGCACTTCCGAAAAATGAAACGGATGCAAAGAGAAATATTCAGCGTcatctgaggaagaaggatcaaaaggtgttgttctacatccatcagtaTGTGGATGTGAACGTGTTTGATAAAATTGTTGATTCAACAACGGTGAAGGCTACATGGGACATACTAGTACTGTGCTACGAtggtgatgcatcagtgaagaaggtgaagcttcagtctctATGTAAGCAATATGATAATCCCATCATGAAGAACAGTGAGAAGGTACCTGACTACATCTCTAGAGTGAATTTGATCATAAATGAGATGAAGTCGTGCGGAGAAACTCTCTCTGAAGAAAGcatcattgagaaggtacttagatcCCTTACTCCTTGATTTGATTAAATCACTatagcaattgaacattctaaggatcttAGCACCATGAGGATAAAAGAGATGCAAAGCAGTCTAGAGGCACAAAAGTTGCGTGTGACTGAGAGAAAATCTAAAATGGAGGTAGAacagcaggctctgaaagcagCTTCTGGTAAGAAATATCAGATGCAGTCTTGGTCAGAAGCCATGAAGAGATCTGATGGTGTTCAAAAGTCAGAAACCTAAATTTCTGGAAGGAAAAAGAGTGCTCATAAGGGGAAGGACAAGTATGACAAGGAGAAAGTTCAGTGCTACTGTTGTAAGAATATTGGCCATTTCGTTGctgattgttggtcaaacaaaGAAAAGAAATATGAAAAAGCAAACATAGCCAAACGAGATTCTGATGATGAATCTATGCTATTGATGGCTTCTGAATCTAATGATGCGT includes these proteins:
- the LOC127120628 gene encoding uncharacterized protein LOC127120628 is translated as MMVSIIRSSFSFITGTAFGVYIAQNYNVPNVKTLASMALSMAKSIEHAYRKPTTKNKDNDDS